cattgTATGATCAAGCTTTGTGCCTATAAATAAaagatgaagatcagtgaaaacaagaacaagaagtGTGTGAAGTTCAAAAGAGAAACAGGGCATGCCAATTGCTTAGTATAGAAGCAAAATTCTCGGTGTGTCGTGTTTCATAGtttagttctcacacacgcacacacaccatcactcacatttacagagagttgagcttattgactagctgagtgagtcttgcacaaagacaataaacttgtgtatgtagtctttaacacatagacattaaacaagtgtttgCTGAAAgatgctgccttcagtctaggctaggagttcagttagccagtagggtaagtcctaagttgagtgggtttatacaaggtgttgtataaatcaaagtcttctagtggaacctacccgaggtggtagaaggggtgacataggagcagttgaagtctccgaacatccataaatatatctttTGTACTTAACTGTTTAACATTtgtttcaaactgatttgatcagttcgagctgttatcagttcagttcttatcataattgaactgatatatgcaagaattgattcttcttatatcaattaatcagtttacacaagttaaatgCTATTAAATGTTAAGGATGGTTACATTAGCATTCATGCATTCGATCATTCTTCATACCGTTGGTTCAAAAATTGGAAGTGTTCATGAAGTAGATGAGGAAGACAATTGGCAATGTACGGGAATGTACGCGAGGATATGAATTTCTATGAAAAATACTAAGCCTCTGAGGCAAGGTATTTGGATTATTGTTGTATATGAGATGCTAcctaatttatgttttaaatcGAGGTTGTGCTTTTCTTGAGAGGTAAGGTTCTGAACTTAAGTTTGGTAATTTTCTTAGAGCCTTGTCTGTCTCAGGGGAGCGGGCAATACATTCCTCAAAGTCTAATTCTACTCACAATAGTGATTCAGACGGGCTCTCTCAAGAAGAGGTTGGCTTAAATGGCAATATGGGTAAGGTTCGATCCAATATGAATCCAATCGGAACAATGTCTTCCCGAGATAAAAGCTATACATAAGATGATGCATTATTAGTGCTTGTTTCCAATCAGCAGATAATTTCTTCTCCAGAGAAAGAGCAAGTTCTTTCTTTGAAGAAGATAGGTTCGACATAGGGTATTGTTATTAATTCAGTCATGAATGTAGCTCCtaacattcataaaaaaaattagaagataaTGGTAAAGGAGATATTCAAGAGTAATTCTGGAAGTCCATATAAAACTTCTCCAATAACTTCTGCTAAACAAAATTTTAGTTACCAAAGAGATATGGATGTAAGTTTGAAGAGACACTACAAGAAATTCTGCATACAACAACGCAcatacgacaacgatttttgtGAACCGTCGTCTTTTTAGGGTaatcgacaacgatttttagggtcaatgataaaaccgttgtctttgaacgtttttttagggtcaatgacaACGGTTCTATGAATACCAGGTGTACATGAAGTCAGTGGCGGAGCCAtagctaaaattttaaactctataattttttaatatattaaattaatctACCcggattaatattatattattccaaaattatataaaatttacatataattttaaaaaaaaaattgggtcaCCCGGGCTAAAGCTCGGGTATAAGAGCCTTTGGCTCTGCCCCTGCATAAAGTTGGATTTCATAACATGGAAAATACTTAAATGAATACCAGGTATACAGAGCTTAAAATGTTGTCATGGTTAGTAGTAAGAGACTTTAATGAGATTGTTGAACGTGTAGTTGAGGCGTGATTCACTGGTAATCACGAGAAGAACTTGTCTTCTCTTTCGTGTGTGCTACGTGAGAGAATGAGAGTAAGAAGTGTAGAAGAAAAAGAATTCTTATTTCACTTTCTGAGTCAAGAATACAGTTGGTACACCTCAATTATTGAAGGGAAGACTTTTATATACCAGAAGAATATATCATAACTGCTATATCTAGTATATTCCCTCTTATTCCCTCTTGTCAAGATGAAATCTCAGCCACTGATTTAACAATTCTCCACCTTGGCTAGATCTTCATCTTCCTCCAGATGCAGTGACCTTGTGCAATATCTGAACTTTGAACCAGGTAAGGATTTAGTTAACATATCCGCTGAATTCTCACTCGTAGAAATCTTCTCCAGCTTCACCTTCCCTTTTGAGATTACCTCTCTTACGAAATAGAGcttgacatcaatgtgcttagttCTTTCATGATAAACTTGGTTCTTGGCTAGGTGAGTCCCACTGACTGTCACAATACACCTTAGCTATTGCAGTCTCTTGTGGCTTTAATTCTGCAACCATCCCACTTATCCACAAAGCTTCCTTGATTACCTCTGTAACAGCTATAAACTCAACCTCTGTAGTAGATAGTGTCACTACTTGCTGTAAGTTACACTTCCAACTCACCACATTTCCATGATATTTAAACACATAGCATGTCAACAATCTCCTTGAGTCCAAACAACCAGCATAATCTGCATCTACATGACCTTCAATAACCTCTGTACTCTCCTTTCTTTTTCCATACAGCAATCCCACTCCAAGTGTTCCCCTGAGATACCTAAAAATCCACTTCATTGCCTCCCAGTGATTCCTGCCTGGTTTACTTATATACCTACTGACCAGACTTACTGCATAGGCAAGGTCAGGACGGGTGCAAATCATGGCATACATAAGACTACCCACAGCGTTAGCATAAGGGATTTTCTCCATGTACTGCACCTCTTTTCAGTTTCAGGAGAATCCTTAAGTGACAATTTAAAATGTTGAGCCATAGGGGTTTGGACTGGTTTGGAGTTATCCATCCTAAACCTCTTCAACACCTTCTCAATGTAAGTTCTTTGTAAAATAAAGAGTTTACTTGTATCTCTATTTCTCTTGATTTCCATACCAAGGGTCTTACTAGCTGGCCCCATCTCTTTCATTTCAAACTCACTCTTAAATAGTTGTTTCGTCACCTCTACTTCAGTTTGACACTTAGATGCAACTAATATATCATCTACATAAAGTAATAAATAAATGTCAATTCCATTTTTACTTCTCTTGAAATAAACGCAATTGTCAAATTC
The sequence above is a segment of the Primulina tabacum isolate GXHZ01 chromosome 6, ASM2559414v2, whole genome shotgun sequence genome. Coding sequences within it:
- the LOC142549979 gene encoding secreted RxLR effector protein 161-like; this encodes MEKIPYANAVGSLMYAMICTRPDLAYAVSLVSRYISKPGRNHWEAMKWIFRYLRGTLGVGLLYGKRKESTEVIEGHVDADYAGCLDSRRLLTCYVFKYHGNVVSWKCNLQQVVTLSTTEVEFIAVTEVIKEALWISGMVAELKPQETAIAKVYCDSQWDSPSQEPSLS